From Streptomyces sp. CMB-StM0423, a single genomic window includes:
- a CDS encoding DUF3090 domain-containing protein — translation MPREVYFYDPPDRFVAGTVGLPGRRTFFLQASKSGRTTSVALEKAQVSALAQRIDELLDEVVRRSGGTSDVPAVAPAELSDTAPLDAPIEEEFRVGTMALAWDADSERMVVEAQALVELDADSDEDLAAAEEALLQDDENGPPMLRVRLTGQMARAFAKRANDVVNAGRPPCPLCSLPLDPEGHVCPRQNGYRRGE, via the coding sequence GTGCCGCGTGAGGTGTACTTCTACGACCCGCCGGACCGCTTCGTGGCCGGCACGGTCGGGCTGCCGGGGCGCCGCACCTTCTTCCTCCAGGCGTCCAAGTCCGGCCGTACGACCAGCGTTGCGCTGGAGAAGGCGCAGGTGTCCGCGCTGGCCCAGCGGATCGACGAGCTGCTCGACGAGGTGGTACGGCGCAGCGGCGGCACCAGCGACGTGCCCGCCGTCGCTCCCGCTGAGCTGTCCGACACCGCGCCCCTGGACGCCCCCATCGAGGAGGAGTTCCGGGTCGGCACGATGGCCCTTGCGTGGGACGCGGACAGCGAGCGGATGGTCGTCGAGGCGCAGGCTCTGGTCGAGTTGGACGCCGACTCCGATGAAGACCTGGCGGCGGCCGAGGAGGCGCTGCTGCAGGACGACGAGAACGGCCCGCCGATGCTGCGCGTACGCCTCACCGGACAGATGGCGCGCGCCTTCGCCAAGCGGGCCAACGACGTGGTGAACGCCGGCCGGCCGCCCTGCCCGCTGTGCAGCCTGCCGCTCGACCCGGAGGGACACGTATGTCCGCGCCAGAACGGATACCGCCGGGGGGAGTGA
- the mshC gene encoding cysteine--1-D-myo-inosityl 2-amino-2-deoxy-alpha-D-glucopyranoside ligase: protein MHAWPAPEVPVLPGTGRDLRLHDTATGGLVTLDPGPEARIYVCGITPYDATHMGHAATYTAFDLVQRVWLDNKRQVHYVQNVTDVDDPLLVRAAETGEDWTLLADRETDLFRDDMTALRNLPPREFVGAVEAIPRIVPLVEQLRDAGAAYELDGDIYFSVECDPRFGTVSGLDAATMRELSAERGGDPDRPGKKNPLDPLLWSAAREGEPSWDGGSLGRGRPGWHIECVAISLDHLGMTFDVQGGGSDLIFPHHEMGASHAQVLTGEFPFAKAYVHSGLVALDGEKMSKSKGNLVFVSQLRRDGVDPVAVRLALLAHHYRTDWEWTAHGLEQAEQRLARWRDAVSRPEGPPAEGLVQEIRAALAEDLDSPAVLAAVDRWAALQRAEGGTDTGAPGVVSRAVDALLGVAL, encoded by the coding sequence ATGCATGCCTGGCCTGCTCCCGAGGTCCCGGTGCTCCCCGGCACCGGCCGCGACCTCCGCCTCCACGACACCGCGACCGGAGGGCTCGTCACCCTCGATCCCGGCCCGGAGGCCCGCATCTACGTCTGCGGCATCACCCCCTACGACGCCACCCACATGGGGCACGCGGCCACGTACACCGCGTTCGACCTCGTGCAGCGCGTCTGGCTGGACAACAAGCGGCAGGTCCATTACGTCCAGAACGTCACGGACGTCGATGACCCGCTGCTCGTCCGGGCCGCCGAGACGGGCGAGGACTGGACCCTGCTCGCCGACCGCGAGACGGACCTGTTCCGCGACGACATGACGGCCCTGCGGAACCTGCCGCCGCGCGAGTTCGTCGGCGCGGTGGAGGCGATACCGCGGATCGTGCCCCTCGTGGAGCAACTGCGCGACGCCGGTGCGGCGTACGAACTCGACGGCGACATCTACTTCTCGGTCGAATGCGACCCCCGCTTCGGCACCGTCTCCGGACTCGACGCCGCCACCATGCGGGAGCTGTCCGCCGAGCGCGGCGGTGACCCCGACCGGCCGGGCAAGAAGAACCCGCTCGACCCGCTGCTCTGGAGCGCCGCCCGCGAGGGCGAGCCGAGCTGGGACGGCGGCTCGCTGGGCCGCGGCCGGCCCGGCTGGCACATCGAGTGCGTCGCCATCTCGCTGGACCACCTCGGCATGACCTTCGACGTGCAGGGCGGCGGCAGCGACCTGATCTTCCCGCACCACGAGATGGGCGCGTCCCACGCGCAGGTGCTGACCGGCGAGTTCCCCTTCGCCAAGGCGTACGTGCACTCCGGGCTCGTCGCCCTCGACGGCGAGAAGATGTCGAAGTCCAAGGGCAACCTGGTCTTCGTCTCCCAGTTGCGCCGCGACGGCGTCGACCCCGTGGCCGTACGGCTCGCGCTCCTCGCCCACCACTACCGCACGGACTGGGAGTGGACCGCCCACGGGCTGGAGCAGGCGGAGCAGCGGCTGGCCCGCTGGCGGGACGCCGTCTCCCGGCCGGAGGGGCCGCCCGCGGAGGGGCTCGTGCAGGAGATCCGCGCCGCGCTGGCGGAGGACCTGGACTCGCCGGCGGTGCTGGCCGCCGTGGACCGCTGGGCGGCGCTGCAGCGCGCCGAGGGCGGTACGGACACGGGGGCGCCCGGCGTGGTCTCGCGGGCGGTGGACGCGCTGCTGGGCGTGGCGCTGTAG
- a CDS encoding LLM class F420-dependent oxidoreductase codes for MRLGINLGYWGAGMDADNLAVAQEADRLGYEVCWAAEAYGSDAATVLSWVAARTERIDVGSAIFQIPARAPAMTAMTAATLDSLTEGRFRLGIGVSGPQVSEGWYGVEFGKPLARTREYVEIVRKALSRERLSYAGEHWTLPLPDGAGKPIKLTVHPVREHIPVYIAAIGPKNLEQTGEIAEGALLVFYSPEHAEETTLRHVRAGRAKAGKDLAGFDIVPTVPLALGDDVAALADVFRPYTALYVGGMGSAKQNFYNRLAGRMGYEREAAEIQSAYLAGDKAAAAAAVPQDLIDATTLLGPVERIADRMRAYAEAGVTSLSLAPSGFTREERIAGVRAGVEALERAGLA; via the coding sequence ATGCGGCTCGGGATCAACCTCGGCTACTGGGGCGCCGGCATGGACGCCGACAACCTCGCCGTCGCGCAGGAGGCGGACCGCCTCGGCTACGAGGTGTGCTGGGCGGCCGAGGCGTACGGCTCCGACGCGGCCACCGTGCTGAGCTGGGTCGCCGCCAGGACCGAGCGCATCGACGTGGGCTCGGCGATCTTCCAGATCCCGGCCCGCGCCCCCGCCATGACCGCGATGACCGCCGCCACCCTCGACTCGCTCACCGAGGGCCGCTTCCGCCTCGGCATCGGCGTCTCCGGACCGCAGGTCTCCGAGGGCTGGTACGGGGTGGAGTTCGGCAAACCGCTCGCCCGCACCCGCGAGTACGTGGAGATCGTGCGCAAGGCGCTGTCGCGCGAGCGGCTGTCGTACGCGGGCGAGCACTGGACGCTGCCGCTGCCCGACGGGGCGGGGAAGCCCATCAAGCTGACCGTGCACCCCGTACGCGAGCACATCCCCGTCTACATCGCCGCCATCGGCCCGAAGAACCTGGAGCAGACCGGCGAGATCGCCGAGGGCGCCCTGCTGGTCTTCTACTCGCCCGAGCACGCCGAGGAGACCACCCTGCGCCACGTGCGTGCCGGGCGGGCGAAGGCCGGCAAGGACCTGGCGGGCTTCGACATCGTGCCCACGGTCCCCCTGGCCCTCGGCGACGACGTGGCCGCGCTCGCCGACGTCTTCCGCCCGTACACCGCCCTGTACGTCGGCGGCATGGGCAGCGCCAAGCAGAACTTCTACAACCGCCTCGCCGGCCGGATGGGGTACGAGCGCGAGGCCGCCGAGATCCAGTCCGCGTACCTCGCCGGCGACAAGGCCGCCGCGGCCGCCGCCGTGCCGCAGGACCTGATCGACGCCACCACGCTGCTCGGCCCGGTGGAGCGGATCGCGGACCGGATGCGGGCGTACGCCGAGGCGGGGGTGACGTCGCTGTCGCTGGCGCCGTCCGGCTTCACGCGGGAGGAGCGCATCGCGGGCGTACGCGCCGGAGTGGAGGCGCTGGAGCGCGCCGGCCTCGCCTGA
- a CDS encoding histidine phosphatase family protein: MPTLLLLRHARSTANVDGVLAGRSPGVALDERGTEQAAALPARLAALTPAAVVTSPLERCRETLKPLLAARPELPVHVDERLTECDYGEWTGGKLAELAEEPLMAMVQQHPSAAVFPGGETMRAMQARAVEAVRDWNATVLAEHGPEALYVMCSHGDVIKSVVADALGMHLDLFQRIAVGPASVTAIRYTPLRPFVLRLGDTGPLDGLAPPPPAAAPGADAARENAADASAAEVGGGAGAG; the protein is encoded by the coding sequence ATGCCCACCCTCCTCCTGCTCCGGCACGCCCGGTCCACGGCCAACGTGGACGGCGTGCTCGCCGGCCGCAGCCCGGGTGTCGCGCTGGACGAGCGCGGCACGGAGCAGGCCGCCGCGCTGCCCGCCCGGCTGGCCGCCCTGACGCCCGCCGCCGTGGTCACCAGCCCGCTCGAACGCTGCCGCGAGACCCTCAAGCCGCTGCTGGCCGCCCGCCCGGAGCTGCCGGTGCACGTCGACGAGCGGCTGACCGAGTGCGACTACGGCGAGTGGACCGGCGGCAAGCTCGCCGAGCTGGCGGAGGAGCCGCTGATGGCCATGGTGCAGCAGCACCCGTCGGCGGCGGTGTTCCCGGGCGGCGAGACGATGCGCGCGATGCAGGCGCGTGCCGTCGAGGCGGTACGGGACTGGAACGCCACCGTGCTCGCCGAGCACGGCCCGGAGGCGCTGTACGTGATGTGCAGCCACGGCGACGTCATCAAGTCCGTGGTGGCGGACGCCCTCGGGATGCATCTGGACCTCTTCCAGCGCATCGCCGTAGGCCCCGCCTCCGTCACCGCGATCCGGTACACGCCCCTGCGCCCCTTCGTGCTCCGGCTCGGCGACACCGGGCCCCTCGACGGCCTCGCGCCGCCGCCTCCCGCGGCGGCGCCGGGGGCGGACGCGGCGCGGGAGAACGCGGCGGACGCGTCGGCCGCGGAGGTCGGTGGCGGTGCCGGAGCCGGTTGA
- the corA gene encoding magnesium/cobalt transporter CorA codes for MIVDCALYRHGRRVPAPADVPAVLAQARADEDTFCWIGLFEPSREEFDDLTRGLGLHPLAAEDAVTAHQRPKLEVYDAALFLVLKPVLYDDSTDTITVSEINTFVGDSFVVTVRHGEANPLGRVRARLEGQPEVLAHGPTAVVYAVCDAVVDNYLDVADDFHTDLEELEAEVFQPGGRDPGRSAGRIYDFKRQALEFRRVTGPLADPVARLAGAALPFVNEQARPFFRDVGDHLMRVNEHLETVDRLLSDILAAHLARVGVQQNDDMRKISAYAAMAAAPTVIGSIYGMNFDHMPELHWTLGYPAVLLVMASVVLSLYMFFRRRGWLGNGGR; via the coding sequence GTGATCGTCGACTGCGCGCTCTACCGGCACGGACGGCGCGTACCCGCGCCCGCGGACGTCCCGGCGGTGCTCGCGCAGGCGCGTGCCGACGAGGACACCTTCTGCTGGATCGGGCTCTTCGAGCCGTCGCGCGAGGAGTTCGACGACCTGACCCGCGGGCTCGGTCTGCACCCGCTCGCGGCGGAGGACGCGGTCACCGCGCACCAGCGGCCGAAGCTGGAGGTGTACGACGCGGCGCTGTTCCTCGTGCTCAAGCCCGTGCTCTACGACGACAGCACCGACACCATCACCGTCAGCGAGATCAACACCTTCGTCGGCGACTCCTTCGTGGTCACCGTCCGGCACGGCGAGGCGAACCCCCTCGGCCGGGTACGGGCCCGGCTGGAGGGGCAGCCGGAGGTGCTGGCGCACGGGCCGACGGCGGTGGTGTACGCGGTGTGCGACGCCGTCGTCGACAACTACCTGGACGTCGCGGACGACTTCCACACCGACCTGGAGGAGCTGGAGGCCGAGGTCTTCCAGCCGGGCGGCCGCGACCCCGGCCGCTCGGCGGGGCGGATCTACGACTTCAAGCGGCAGGCGCTGGAGTTCCGCCGCGTCACGGGCCCGCTGGCCGACCCGGTCGCCCGGCTGGCGGGGGCCGCGCTGCCGTTCGTCAACGAGCAGGCGCGGCCGTTCTTCCGCGATGTCGGCGACCACCTCATGCGCGTCAACGAGCACCTGGAGACCGTCGACCGGCTGCTGTCCGACATCCTCGCCGCGCACCTCGCGCGGGTGGGGGTGCAGCAGAACGACGACATGCGGAAGATCTCCGCCTACGCCGCCATGGCCGCGGCGCCGACCGTCATCGGCAGCATCTACGGGATGAACTTCGACCACATGCCGGAGCTGCACTGGACGCTCGGGTATCCGGCGGTGCTGCTGGTGATGGCGTCGGTGGTGCTGTCGCTCTACATGTTCTTCCGCCGGCGCGGCTGGCTGGGCAACGGCGGGCGCTGA
- a CDS encoding SCO1664 family protein — MSAPERIPPGGVSPPALASDEARALLTGGELTVAGRIRGASNAVLFCTVAHAGRTAECVYKPVAGERPLWDFPDGTLAQREVAAYEVSEATGWGLVPPTVLRDGPFGEGMCQLWIPAADEKDGEAQDGEAQGGTDGQGGREDTAEAAPGGAGLLALVEADEPGPGWKAVGYTETGEGRPALLVHADDVRLRRLAVLDAVINNGDRKGGHLLPAAGGRLYAIDHGVTFHTDDKLRTLLWGWAGEPLPAEAVTVLHRLAAGLAPEGPLAARLAPLITAAEVAALRARTAALLASGRHPEPSGEWPAIPWPPV, encoded by the coding sequence ATGTCCGCGCCAGAACGGATACCGCCGGGGGGAGTGAGCCCGCCCGCCCTGGCGTCCGACGAGGCCCGCGCGCTGCTCACCGGCGGCGAGCTGACCGTGGCCGGGCGTATCCGCGGTGCGTCGAACGCGGTCCTGTTCTGCACCGTCGCCCACGCCGGGCGCACGGCGGAGTGCGTGTACAAGCCGGTCGCGGGGGAGCGGCCGCTGTGGGACTTCCCCGACGGCACGCTGGCGCAGCGCGAGGTCGCGGCGTACGAGGTCTCGGAGGCCACCGGCTGGGGGCTGGTGCCGCCGACGGTGCTCCGGGACGGGCCGTTCGGCGAGGGCATGTGCCAGCTCTGGATCCCGGCCGCGGACGAGAAGGACGGGGAAGCACAGGACGGGGAAGCACAGGGCGGGACGGACGGGCAGGGCGGACGGGAGGACACGGCGGAGGCGGCGCCCGGCGGTGCCGGCCTGCTGGCCCTCGTCGAGGCCGACGAGCCCGGACCGGGCTGGAAGGCCGTCGGTTACACCGAGACCGGCGAGGGCCGCCCCGCGCTGCTCGTGCACGCCGACGACGTCCGGCTGCGCCGCCTCGCCGTCCTGGACGCCGTGATCAACAACGGCGACCGCAAGGGCGGCCACCTGCTGCCCGCCGCCGGCGGTCGGCTCTACGCCATCGACCACGGTGTGACGTTCCATACCGACGACAAGCTGCGCACCCTGCTGTGGGGCTGGGCAGGCGAGCCGCTGCCCGCCGAGGCCGTCACCGTGCTGCACCGGCTCGCGGCCGGGCTCGCCCCCGAGGGCCCGCTGGCCGCCCGGCTGGCGCCGCTGATCACGGCGGCGGAGGTGGCCGCGCTCCGGGCCCGTACCGCCGCGCTGCTGGCCTCGGGACGGCACCCGGAGCCCAGCGGCGAGTGGCCGGCCATCCCCTGGCCTCCGGTCTGA
- a CDS encoding helix-hairpin-helix domain-containing protein, with product MNDAPEAAETAAGGGTGPGAAADGGGRAETDASGPPGESGGDESGASAEGDASAAAGGAGEGTEDGEERPRRAAAPAESGAALTGKAAELLAAVRAVERGERDAAAFFPTPVRAPKPRPVRSAEPPAGARTAPEAGAGAGGEQAEPVRAAEPSAEAVAAVRQLLAGAGVPEGSAARVAGQFGEGAAELLRADPWQLLAVPGVRPSQADEFARGLLESAEPGDERRVEALVGWLLAQAALRGHTALEFPALAEALSGYGVPGAEEALREAASTGGVLVFEEREEPTAAAPVPEGGEDGEEEVPVRLLLGLERYAMAEEGLADGLSRLVNTFTAPPGPAADDADGHGEDAAVRVVGADAWEAAAGAAPSPSAAELIRAAAGSALVLHSGGEAARAEPAALVAAARALGLRTYAAAHTDDGRARLAGLLTAAAPGPEAAAEGHSGTGAEDPATGGAVTVRGLLSGREGPGRDADGLLAVDVLAVLDAPQLDAEAAAALVEALPDGARLVLSGDPGLLESAGPGRVYADVTAARVCPRVTSRTPDPGPIGELVSGVGAGELQAVAAPGKEVVIVPVQDPGEAVHRTVQLVADSVPRALGVPAADTQVIAVGHGGAAGTRVLNAALKERLNPGPGAFGGFDAGDRVVYVPAPGTAVPGLVTSGDDAGLHLDCGGTAVVVRPDRVAEAVRHGWALTAHQAVGRRWPAAVVVVPGDAEEALSRAWAYTAFSRGERHLSVVHGAGPVLARRLAEVPAPRRTTRLRGLLDAQTRA from the coding sequence GTGAACGACGCACCGGAGGCCGCGGAGACGGCGGCGGGGGGCGGTACGGGGCCGGGGGCTGCGGCTGACGGCGGCGGGAGGGCGGAGACCGACGCGAGCGGGCCGCCCGGCGAGTCCGGCGGGGATGAGTCCGGCGCAAGTGCCGAGGGCGACGCAAGTGCGGCGGCCGGTGGGGCCGGCGAGGGCACGGAGGATGGCGAGGAGCGGCCCAGGCGGGCCGCTGCGCCCGCCGAGAGCGGGGCGGCGCTGACCGGGAAGGCGGCGGAGCTGCTGGCCGCCGTGCGGGCCGTGGAGCGGGGCGAGCGGGACGCCGCCGCGTTCTTCCCCACGCCCGTGCGGGCGCCCAAGCCCCGGCCCGTACGGAGCGCGGAGCCGCCGGCCGGGGCGAGGACGGCGCCGGAGGCGGGCGCCGGGGCCGGAGGCGAGCAGGCGGAGCCGGTGCGGGCGGCGGAGCCGAGCGCCGAGGCGGTCGCCGCCGTACGGCAGTTGCTCGCCGGCGCGGGCGTCCCCGAGGGTTCTGCGGCGCGGGTCGCGGGGCAGTTCGGCGAAGGCGCGGCGGAGTTGCTGCGTGCGGACCCGTGGCAGTTGCTCGCGGTGCCGGGCGTACGGCCGTCGCAGGCCGACGAGTTCGCCCGCGGGCTGCTGGAGTCCGCGGAGCCCGGCGACGAGCGCCGGGTGGAGGCGCTGGTGGGCTGGCTGCTGGCGCAGGCGGCCCTCAGGGGGCACACCGCGCTGGAGTTCCCGGCGCTGGCGGAGGCCCTGTCGGGGTACGGGGTGCCGGGGGCCGAGGAGGCGCTGCGCGAGGCGGCGTCGACGGGCGGCGTGCTGGTCTTCGAGGAGCGCGAGGAGCCGACCGCCGCGGCCCCCGTACCGGAAGGCGGGGAGGACGGCGAGGAGGAGGTCCCCGTACGGCTGCTGCTCGGCCTGGAGCGCTACGCAATGGCGGAGGAGGGCCTGGCGGACGGCCTGTCCCGGCTCGTCAACACGTTCACGGCTCCCCCGGGTCCGGCGGCGGACGACGCCGACGGGCACGGTGAGGACGCCGCCGTCCGCGTCGTGGGCGCGGACGCGTGGGAGGCCGCGGCCGGTGCGGCGCCGTCCCCTTCCGCCGCGGAGCTGATCCGCGCCGCCGCGGGCAGCGCGCTCGTGCTGCACAGCGGCGGCGAAGCCGCCCGCGCGGAGCCGGCGGCGCTGGTCGCCGCGGCCCGCGCCCTGGGGCTGCGCACGTACGCGGCGGCCCACACCGACGACGGCCGCGCCCGCCTGGCCGGCCTGCTCACCGCGGCGGCCCCCGGACCGGAGGCCGCCGCGGAAGGCCACTCCGGAACGGGCGCGGAGGACCCGGCCACCGGCGGAGCCGTGACGGTGCGCGGGCTGCTCTCCGGCCGGGAGGGGCCCGGGCGCGACGCCGACGGCCTGCTCGCCGTCGACGTACTGGCCGTGCTGGACGCGCCGCAGCTCGACGCCGAGGCCGCCGCCGCCCTCGTCGAGGCGCTGCCCGACGGCGCCCGGCTGGTCCTCAGCGGCGACCCCGGGCTGCTGGAGTCCGCGGGCCCCGGCCGGGTCTACGCCGACGTGACCGCCGCGCGGGTCTGCCCGCGGGTGACGTCCCGCACCCCCGACCCGGGCCCGATCGGCGAGCTGGTCTCCGGCGTCGGCGCCGGCGAGCTGCAGGCCGTGGCGGCGCCCGGCAAGGAGGTCGTGATCGTCCCGGTGCAGGACCCCGGCGAGGCGGTCCACCGCACGGTGCAGCTCGTCGCGGACTCCGTACCGCGCGCCCTCGGGGTGCCCGCGGCGGACACGCAGGTGATCGCCGTGGGGCACGGCGGCGCCGCGGGCACCCGGGTGCTGAACGCGGCGCTGAAGGAGCGGCTGAACCCCGGCCCCGGCGCGTTCGGCGGCTTCGACGCGGGCGACCGCGTCGTCTACGTCCCCGCCCCCGGCACCGCCGTGCCCGGACTGGTCACCTCCGGTGACGACGCGGGGCTGCACCTGGACTGCGGCGGCACCGCCGTCGTCGTCCGTCCCGACCGGGTCGCCGAGGCCGTACGGCACGGCTGGGCGCTGACCGCGCACCAGGCGGTGGGGCGGCGCTGGCCGGCCGCGGTGGTCGTGGTGCCCGGGGACGCGGAGGAGGCGCTGAGCCGCGCGTGGGCGTACACGGCGTTCAGCCGCGGCGAGCGGCACCTGTCCGTCGTGCACGGCGCGGGCCCCGTGCTGGCCCGCCGCCTCGCGGAGGTGCCGGCCCCGCGGCGTACGACACGGCTGCGCGGCCTGCTCGACGCCCAGACGCGGGCCTGA
- a CDS encoding PAC2 family protein, translating into MIELEGLPELVDPVMICAFEGWNDAGDAASSAVGHLDREWKGEVFASLDAEDYYDFQVNRPTVTLHGGVRKVTWPTTQLSAVRIADADGKGNPRDLVLVRGIEPSMRWRSFCNEILGFAHELGVELVVLLGALLGDTPHTRPVPVTGVTSDPELAVSMDLEETRYEGPTGIVGILQEACTHAGVPTASLWAAVPHYVSQPPNPKATLALLNRLDDLIGVRIPLGELPEDARAWQVGVDQLAAEDTEVAEYVQTLEEARDTAELPEASGEAIAREFERYLRRRDPGAGPYLRDLSGPQPLTEREEPRAPEEHDGDGEDGGGTDTAEGAGEPEEDGAGKDSGTDGDDGDTAAAEGPEHSDGSEGSDGADRSAGEDASEESDADAGDDDGKRPGRDDDGKRPGGDGDGEAGGKD; encoded by the coding sequence TCCGCGGTCGGCCATCTCGACCGGGAGTGGAAGGGCGAGGTCTTCGCGTCGCTGGACGCCGAGGACTACTACGACTTCCAGGTCAACCGGCCCACCGTCACCCTCCACGGCGGCGTACGGAAGGTCACCTGGCCCACCACGCAGTTGTCCGCGGTGCGGATCGCGGACGCCGACGGCAAGGGCAACCCGCGGGACCTGGTGCTCGTCCGCGGCATCGAGCCCAGCATGCGCTGGCGCTCGTTCTGCAACGAGATCCTGGGCTTCGCCCACGAGTTGGGCGTGGAGCTGGTCGTGCTCCTCGGCGCGCTCCTCGGCGACACGCCGCACACCCGGCCCGTGCCGGTGACCGGGGTGACCTCGGATCCGGAGCTGGCGGTGTCGATGGACCTGGAGGAGACCCGCTACGAGGGCCCGACCGGGATCGTCGGCATCCTCCAGGAGGCGTGCACGCACGCGGGCGTGCCGACCGCGAGCCTCTGGGCCGCCGTCCCGCACTACGTCTCCCAGCCGCCCAACCCGAAGGCCACCCTGGCGCTGCTCAACCGGCTCGACGACCTGATCGGCGTGCGCATCCCGCTGGGCGAGCTGCCCGAGGACGCGCGGGCCTGGCAGGTGGGCGTGGACCAACTGGCCGCGGAGGACACCGAGGTCGCGGAGTACGTGCAGACGCTGGAGGAGGCGCGCGACACCGCGGAGCTGCCGGAGGCGTCGGGCGAGGCGATCGCCCGCGAGTTCGAGCGCTATCTGCGCCGCCGCGACCCGGGCGCCGGACCGTACCTGCGCGACCTCTCCGGGCCGCAGCCCCTCACGGAGCGGGAGGAGCCGCGGGCGCCGGAGGAGCACGACGGGGACGGCGAGGACGGCGGCGGTACGGACACGGCGGAGGGCGCCGGGGAGCCGGAGGAGGACGGCGCCGGCAAGGACTCCGGGACCGACGGGGACGACGGGGACACCGCTGCCGCGGAGGGTCCGGAGCACTCGGACGGCTCGGAGGGTTCGGACGGCGCGGACCGTAGCGCCGGCGAAGACGCCTCAGAGGAGAGCGACGCGGACGCCGGGGACGACGACGGCAAGCGCCCCGGCCGCGACGACGACGGCAAGCGCCCCGGCGGCGACGGCGACGGCGAGGCCGGCGGCAAGGACTGA
- a CDS encoding aldo/keto reductase yields MEHRQLGRTGLRVSRMGLGTLTWGRDTGEPGAAGLLKTFWEAGGTLVDTADVYADGGAEYLLGRLLGNLVPRRDIVVATKAGSVPDPERRFDTSRRHLLAALDDSLERLGTDYVDLWQVHAFDPYTPLDETLQALDTAIASGRARYAGVSNFSGWQLAKAATLQLAGAAGGGAGAAGGRTRLASTQMEYSLLQRGVEREVLPAALDLGVGLLPSSPLGRGVLTGKYRDATPPGSRLASEHLAPFVAPYLDEEASRVVDAVTTAADGLAVTPLEVSLAWVRDRPGVAAPLVGARNAEQLSEALSVEGLTLPDEICQALDDVSAPVHRYPDQDWSTL; encoded by the coding sequence ATGGAGCACAGGCAACTCGGCCGCACGGGCCTTCGCGTCTCCCGCATGGGACTGGGCACCCTCACCTGGGGGCGGGACACCGGAGAGCCCGGGGCGGCCGGACTGCTGAAGACGTTCTGGGAGGCCGGCGGGACGCTCGTCGACACGGCCGACGTGTACGCGGACGGCGGCGCGGAGTACCTGCTGGGCCGGCTGCTGGGGAACCTCGTGCCGAGGCGGGACATCGTCGTCGCCACGAAGGCGGGCAGCGTGCCCGACCCCGAGCGCCGCTTCGACACCTCCCGGCGGCATCTGCTGGCCGCACTCGACGACTCGCTGGAGCGGCTGGGCACCGACTACGTCGACCTGTGGCAGGTGCACGCCTTCGACCCGTACACGCCGCTCGACGAGACCCTCCAGGCCCTCGACACCGCCATAGCGAGCGGCCGGGCCCGCTACGCGGGCGTGAGCAACTTCAGCGGCTGGCAGCTCGCCAAGGCCGCGACCTTGCAGCTCGCCGGGGCCGCGGGCGGCGGCGCGGGCGCGGCGGGCGGGCGGACGCGGCTGGCGTCGACGCAGATGGAGTACTCGCTGCTGCAGCGCGGGGTGGAGCGGGAGGTGCTGCCGGCGGCCCTGGACCTGGGTGTGGGCCTGCTGCCGTCGTCGCCGCTCGGCCGGGGCGTCCTGACCGGCAAGTACCGCGACGCCACGCCGCCGGGATCGCGGCTGGCCTCGGAGCACCTGGCGCCGTTCGTCGCGCCGTACCTGGACGAGGAGGCGAGCCGGGTGGTCGACGCGGTGACCACGGCGGCGGACGGTCTCGCGGTGACGCCGCTGGAGGTGTCGCTCGCGTGGGTACGGGACCGGCCGGGGGTGGCGGCGCCGCTGGTCGGGGCGCGCAACGCCGAGCAGTTGTCGGAGGCGTTGTCGGTGGAGGGTCTTACGCTTCCTGACGAGATCTGCCAGGCGCTGGACGACGTGTCGGCGCCGGTGCACCGCTATCCCGATCAGGACTGGAGCACGCTGTGA